A genomic segment from Aegilops tauschii subsp. strangulata cultivar AL8/78 chromosome 1, Aet v6.0, whole genome shotgun sequence encodes:
- the LOC120965313 gene encoding uncharacterized protein encodes MHKKKEIIRASGMDDCIDLCSSSEEEGGGVPAGRVESESDSEFDENAEGGVESESDSEFDENAEGGVDSEFDENGKGHGVNHNGHAKGGVPGGVAESEFDSEIREHDRGLGKNTCIGSRCSVKKMYNLIHGLDEEKRGYVREIGFGGLLLLPKLMRTNRHFLMWLLSKVDEEASSIITGYRRDIPFHDKDVETVLGIPCGGAPVQSEQHGVPENVIAAVRKTLGISESERDIGPVVAIVKKKVRGQKMTKAEISKFKIAFVICAVTYLFAATMKNDYFVTDYWGALLLFVQTFYLDNLVVTGGNIPHDEFPRIQFYTTEVINAIVEDDTRSRKGAELVTYGRLLPRHEALVCYQRNPANRNNVVGTSNVFNRSESRCAETGSMTIDEIESLVMDKVSSFATACEYVLTSFSRKKEEENQRHQAALTDLENQSQQQVKNESRKVRDQLKILFAGIRHQDGVSRNMKGKRPLYGDPAPTEDADVGCPNSDMPQDSHSSPTAEIPGHGSELARLGIKRVIKRRKE; translated from the exons ATGCACAAGAAGAAAGAAATTATTCGTGCATCAGGGATGGATGACTGCATAGACCTCTGTTCTTCAtcagaagaggaaggaggaggagtcCCTGCAGGGAGAGTCGAGTCAGAGTCTGATTCTGAATTTGATGAAAATGCTGAAGGAGGAGTCGAGTCAGAATCTGATTCAGAATTTGATGAAAATGCTGAAGGAGGAGTTGATTCAGAATTTGACGAAAATGGTAAAGGACATGGAGTAAATCATAATGGGCATGCAAAAGGAGGAGTTCCTGGAGGGGTAGCCGAGTCAGAGTTTGATTCAGAAATCAGAGAGCATGACAGAGGACTTGGAAAGAACACGTGCATCGGATCAAGGTGCAGCGTGAAGAAAATGTACAACTTGATCCATGGATTAGATGAAGAGAAGAGAGGTTATGTGAGGGAGATTGGTTTTGGGGGCCTGCTTCTCCTGCCAAAGCTCATGAGGACAAATCGGCACTTCCTCATGTGGCTGCTAAGCAAAGTTGATGAGGAAGCAAGCTCTATCATCACAGGTTACCGCAGGGACATACCTTTCCATGATAAAGATGTGGAAACTGTGCTGGGGATTCCATGTGGCGGCGCACCGGTGCAGAGTGAACAACACGGTGTTCCTGAGAATGTGATAGCAGCAGTCCGAAAGACTCTCGGAATATCCGAATCGGAGCGCGACATAGGTCCCGTGGTTGCGATTGTGAAGAAGAAGGTCAGGGGCCAAAAGATGACAAAAGCAGAAATATCAAAATTCAAGATTGCTTTTGTTATATGCGCGGTGACGTACCTGTTTGCCGCAACAATGAAAAATGACTACTTTGTGACAGATTACTGGGGCGCGCTTTTATTGTTTGTGCAGACATTCTATTTGGATAACTTGGTGGTGACTGGTGGAAATATCCCACACGACGAATTTCCCAGGATACAGTTTTACACGACGGAGGTGATCAACGCGATAGTTGAAGACGACACGAGGTCGCGTAAGGGAGCAGAACTTGTCACATATGGCCGATTGCTG CCACGTCATGAAGCACTGGTTTGCTATCAGAGGAACCCCGCGAACAGGAACAATGTTGTTGGCACATCAAATGTGTTTAACAGAAGCGAATCTAGGTGCGCCGAGACCGGGTCTATGACCATAGATGAG ATTGAATCGCTAGTTATGGATAAGGTTTCATCCTTCGCAACGGCTTGTGAATATGTTTTGACAAGTTTTTCAAGGAAGAAGGAAGAGGAGAACCAGAGGCACCAAGCTGCCTTGACAGACCTCGAGAACCAGTCGCAGCAACAGGTCAAGAATGAGTCGAGGAAAGTGAGAGATCAACTGAAAATACTGTTTGCTGGAATTAGGCATCAGGATGGAGTAAGCCGGAATATGAAGGGAAAACGCCCTTTATATGGAGATCCAG CTCCAACTGAGGATGCTGATGTTGGTTGCCCTAACTCCGATATGCCTCAAGATAGCCATTCATCACCAACTGCGGAGATACCTGGCCATGGATCTGAACTGGCGCGTCTTGGTATCAAGAGGGTAATTAAAAGAAGGAAAGAGTGA